In Carya illinoinensis cultivar Pawnee chromosome 9, C.illinoinensisPawnee_v1, whole genome shotgun sequence, the following are encoded in one genomic region:
- the LOC122276941 gene encoding uncharacterized protein LOC122276941, whose protein sequence is MVVLIEPFQTFVKAQKYMRAFRFNHVISNEASGGKIWIFWMNDMDVQVSRMSSQFISLRIAEGPFNFLGCFIYAKCNMMERRNLWEELRLASTGTEPCLFAGDFNIIRSELERKGGRPRPRLAMDDFNSWIHLGGLIDVKSQGGKFSWCNGQRGFSRSWAKLDRVLIDPNLLTKCPNVTCSYLPRATSDHCPMYIEFRKDPFSYGPSPFWFQQMWVEHPDFMEFVQNVWDAPAVGTGLFKLANKFKKLKVAFREWNKTVFGRTNVQIDALEKKVEELEGSLQRDWNEDVERELVSSTVELSSWRRREDTRLAQMAKLKWKMEGDRNTKFFDVCLASKRNKRIQEMRTLNGVEYSSPEDIHQGAVNYFSGFLQNTNQSRELPDLSYLISPVIDEADSIHICRIPSLDEVHEALSSIPINSSPGPDGFGAGFFKSCWEVVKMDVLSAISEFFISKSLPRFYTASFIVLIPKMDSPSGFDKFRPISLCSVFYKICSKIIVNRLTGLLPKMISLEQGAFIPERSIFENISLTQEMVHSLNKQSHGGNIMLKVDMAKAKNSIRELLRVFEKYENWSGQMINKDKTSMFFSRKISSARKRALKRMTGFSEGSFPFKYLGVPIVLGRLKQGHLEEMVPKSIIQVLNRLMSTFFWGEANGKGKSLWARFFKEKYVGSSPWSLLDTKKGTRFWKMIVKSIPNILNNSNWRIRDGNILFWYDKWREDGPLIDDFHIVGNPLLQIKDCKMSNSWDVDLLTNLVGQNNVDNIIEALARCKGGSDVLIWTKHDSGNFNTKSAWDCIRVRGSSMEWHSWTWHKSLPLKISIAMWKAWNMALSVDDRLRRIGIPIVSRCDCCDKGSYEDQNHVLFEGVFAAKIWHYCGTIFGLPIGRSWMEIVKAWFRRASSSSQVGRLVGFLPSIITWQLWQRRCTARMEGRFEPFNSVWHAIKSWMTSMCQDMNKVNTCSRYDLDILQALQIPALDLVRPHFQLVSWKKPAHGWFKLNTDGSSLGNPGSSGVGGIIRNDRGHLVHAFSSHIDFGSNNRAELLALLQGLKACKHLGIHLVEIELDSQVVISWWNRRRCGV, encoded by the exons ATGGTAGTCTTGATAGAACCGTTTCAGACCTTTGTTAAAGCTCAAAAATATATGCGGGCTTTTCGTTTTAATCATGTTATCTCCAATGAAGCGTCAGGTGGGAAAATCTGGATTTTCTGGATGAATGATATGGATGTTCAAGTCTCCCGTATGAGTTCGCAGTTTATTTCCTTACGTATAGCGGAGGGTCCCTTCAATTTTCTGGGCTGTTTTATTTACGCCAAATGCAATATGATGGAGAGACGGAATTTATGGGAAGAGTTACGTTTGGCTAGCACTGGTACAGAGCCTTGTTTGTTCGCCGGTGACTTTAATATTATTCGGTCTGAGCTGGAACGGAAGGGAGGTAGACCACGACCTCGTCTAGCCATGGATGATTTTAATAGTTGGATTCATCTGGGCGGCTTGATCGACGTGAAATCACAGGGAGGTAagttttcttggtgtaatggtcaaCGAGGTTTCTCTAGAAGTTGGGCTAAATTGGACCGGGTGCTCATTGATCCTAACCTTCTTACTAAATGTCCCAACGTGACTTGTTCGTATCTGCCGAGGGCCACGTCCGATCACTGTCCTATGTACATAGAATTTCGAAAGGATCCTTTTTCCTATGGCCCCTCTCCATTTTGGTTCCAGCAAATGTGGGTGGAGCATCCCGACTTTATGGAGTTTGTTCAGAATGTTTGGGATGCTCCTGCTGTTGGTACAGGTCTGTTTAAACTtgctaataaatttaaaaagttaaaagtggCTTTTCGGGAATGGAACAAGACAGTTTTTGGGAGGACAAATGTTCAGATTGATGCCCTTGAAAAGAAAGTTGAGGAACTTGAGGGTAGTCTTCAAAGGGATTGGAATGAAGATGTCGAAAGAGAGCTTGTTTCTTCCACTGTTGAGTTGTCATCTTGGAGGCGTAGAGAAGATACTAGATTGGCTCAAATGGCTAAGCTAAAGTGGAAAATGGAAGGAGACCGAAACACTAAATTTTTTGATGTTTGTTTAGCTAGTAAAAGGAACAAGAGAATTCAAGAGATGAGAACGTTGAATGGGGTAGAGTATTCTTCACCTGAAGACATTCATCAAGGTGCCGttaattatttttctggttttcttCAAAATACCAACCAGTCAAGAGAGCTTCCGGATTTATCTTACTTAATATCCCCGGTTATTGATGAAGCGGATAGTATCCATATCTGTCGCATTCCTTCTCTGGATGAAGTTCATGAGGCTCTTTCTTCTATTCCTATAAATAGTTCACCAGGGCCGGATGGTTTTGGTGCGGGTTTCTTTAAAAGCTGCTGGGAGGTAGTGAAGATGGATGTCTTGTCTGctatttcagaattttttatCTCTAAATCTCTTCCGAGGTTCTATACGGCTTCTTTTATTGTGCTCATTCCGAAGATGGATTCGCCTTCAGGGTTCGACAAATTTAGGCCTATCAGTCTTTGTTCGGTTTTCTATAAAATATGCTccaaaattattgttaatcGTCTTACTGGCCTTCTTCCCAAGATGATTTCTCTTGAGCAAGGCGCTTTTATTCCTGAGCgtagtatttttgaaaatatcagtCTTACTCAGGAAATGGTCCATTCTCTTAACAAGCAATCTCATGGTGGTAATATCATGCTCAAAGTTGATATGGCTAAAGC CAAGAATTCTATTAGGGAGCTATTACGGGTTTTTGAGAAGTATGAAAATTGGTCAGGGCAGATGATCAATAAAGATAAAACTTCTATGTTCTTTTCTCGAAAAATCTCGTCGGCCCGTAAGAGAGCTCTCAAGCGGATGACAGGGTTTTCAGAAGGATCTTTTCCCTTTAAGTACTTAGGAGTTCCTATTGTTTTGGGGCGTCTCAAGCAAGGGCATTTGGAGGAGATG GTTCCCAAATCTATTATCCAAGTCCTTAATCGTCTGATGAGCACCTTCTTTTGGGGCGAGGCGAATgggaaag GTAAATCTTTATGGGCAAGattctttaaagaaaaatatgtggGATCTTCTCCGTGGTCCCTTCTTGACACCAAAAAAGGTAcaaggttttggaaaatgatcgTTAAAAGTATTCCCAATATTCTCAATAATTCCAACTGGCGTATTAGGGAtggaaacattttattttggtatgataaatggaGGGAAGATGGTCCTTTAATTGATGATTTCCATATTGTGGGAAACCCGCTGCTTCAAATTAAGGATTGTAAAATGTCGAATAGCTGGGATGTAGATTTATTGACTAATTTAGTGGGTCAGAATAATGTGGATAACATAATTGAGGCTTTGGCTCGTTGTAAGGGGGGATCGGATGTGTTGATATGGACGAAGCATGATAGTGGTAATTTCAATACTAAATCGGCTTGGGATTGTATTCGAGTTCGAGGGTCTAGCATGGAATGGCATTCTTGGACGTGGCATAAATCCCTTCCCCTTAAAATCTCTATTGCTATGTGGAAAGCTTGGAATATGGCTTTGAGTGTTGATGATCGTCTTCGTCGGATTGGTATTCCTATAGTTTCTCGTTGTGACTGTTGTGACAAAGGCAGTTATGAAGATCAAAACCATGTCTTGTTTGAAGGGGTCTTTGCTGCAAAGATTTGGCACTATTGTGGTACTATTTTTGGTCTTCCTATTGGTCGCTCCTGGATGGAGATAGTGAAAGCCTGGTTTCGacgtgcttcttcttcttctcaagtGGGGCGTTTGGTCGGTTTTCTTCCTTCCATCATTACTTGGCAACTCTGGCAAAGAAGATGTACGGCCCGTATGGAGGGGCGTTTTGAGCCTTTCAACTCAGTTTGGCATGCTATTAAATCCTGGATGACTTCTATGTGTCAAGACATGAATAAGGTTAATACTTGCTCCCGGTATGATCTGGATATCTTGCAGGCTTTACAGATTCCGGCTTTGGATCTAGTTAGACCTCATTTTCAGCTTGTGTCTTGGAAAAAACCTGCTCACGGGTGGTTCAAGTTGAATACAGATGGCAGTAGCCTTGGTAATCCAGGTTCTTCAGGGGTGGGTGGGATTATTAGAAATGATCGCGGTCATTTGGTTCATGCTTTTTCTTCTCATATTGATTTTGGTTCTAATAATAGAGCCGAGTTGTTAGCTCTTCTGCAAGGTCTCAAAGCCTGTAAACATTTGGGTATTCACTTGGTAGAAATTGAATTAGATTCTCAAGTGGTTATCTCGTGGTGGAATAGGAGGAGATGTGGTGTCTAG